One stretch of Akkermansia sp. RCC_12PD DNA includes these proteins:
- a CDS encoding TIM barrel protein, with translation MIDEILSLGFDHVELSHGIKLSLLPGIMRAVEAGKVRVAGVHNYFPAPIDEVGDAPDSRPFTADLPQVRSKAIELTKKSIEQGASLGAGYIVLHMGTVEPLVKRTDTARLQTMAREGLVGTEEFARTKGEFVRRRNRLAPVYVERAREAIRQLLPHASEFGVKLGIEGRSHYEQIPSEDEMADLMREFAEERFVGYWHDFGHIQRKHNLLLLNHEQFIHSISPHLIGGHVNDVKWPARDHQVPLMGSGVPFERLLPFFPAGVPLVWELSGRAAAEDILTARELWESRFPQTLQ, from the coding sequence ATGATTGATGAGATTCTTTCCCTGGGGTTTGACCATGTGGAACTTTCCCACGGCATCAAGCTTTCTCTTTTGCCGGGCATCATGAGGGCCGTGGAAGCGGGCAAGGTGCGTGTGGCCGGCGTTCACAATTATTTTCCCGCTCCGATTGACGAGGTGGGGGATGCCCCGGACAGCAGGCCGTTTACGGCGGATTTGCCCCAGGTCCGCAGCAAGGCGATTGAACTGACGAAGAAGTCCATTGAACAGGGCGCCTCCCTGGGCGCCGGATATATTGTTTTGCACATGGGGACGGTGGAACCGCTGGTGAAGCGTACGGATACGGCCCGGCTGCAGACCATGGCCAGGGAAGGGCTGGTGGGCACGGAGGAGTTTGCCCGGACCAAGGGGGAATTCGTCAGGCGCCGCAACCGTCTCGCTCCCGTTTATGTGGAGCGTGCCCGCGAGGCCATCCGCCAGTTATTGCCCCATGCCTCGGAGTTCGGAGTGAAACTGGGCATCGAAGGCCGCAGCCATTATGAACAGATTCCCAGTGAGGATGAAATGGCGGACCTGATGCGGGAGTTTGCAGAAGAGAGGTTTGTCGGTTACTGGCATGATTTCGGGCATATTCAGCGGAAGCACAATTTGCTCTTATTGAATCATGAACAATTCATCCACAGTATATCTCCCCATTTGATCGGCGGGCACGTGAACGACGTCAAATGGCCGGCCCGCGATCACCAGGTGCCCTTGATGGGGAGCGGGGTGCCTTTTGAACGCCTTTTGCCTTTTTTCCCCGCAGGCGTGCCGCTTGTCTGGGAACTTTCGGGGAGAGCCGCCGCGGAGGACATCCTGACTGCGCGGGAATTGTGGGAAAGCAGGTTTCCGCAGACGTTGCAGTAA
- the panB gene encoding 3-methyl-2-oxobutanoate hydroxymethyltransferase, protein MNQSVEKAERIRACKGSRHVTLVTAYDYPTGRLLDEAGVDVVLVGDSVGMVQLGFPDTTHVTLDHMVHHVEATARGVKNALLVGDMPIHTYETVKDAVRTAGKLFRAGADAVKLEGGASQAEKIRAIVKAGIPVMGHIGLLPQKVLEEGGYRIKGKSIAEADALVKDVQAVAEAGACSVVVEGVTPSVARRITAHSPIPTLGIGSGAHTCDGDVVVIHDLVGAFPWFVPAFVKPRADVAGSMTAAVKEWMKDVYTEPGTAGS, encoded by the coding sequence ATGAATCAATCTGTTGAAAAGGCGGAACGCATCCGCGCCTGCAAGGGCTCGCGGCATGTGACGCTGGTTACCGCTTATGATTATCCCACGGGACGCCTGCTGGATGAGGCCGGCGTGGATGTCGTCCTGGTAGGGGATTCCGTGGGAATGGTCCAGCTGGGCTTCCCGGATACCACCCACGTGACGCTGGACCATATGGTCCACCATGTGGAGGCCACGGCGCGCGGCGTAAAAAATGCCCTGCTGGTGGGGGATATGCCCATCCATACTTATGAGACGGTGAAGGATGCCGTGCGTACCGCGGGAAAACTGTTCCGGGCCGGAGCGGATGCCGTCAAGCTGGAAGGCGGCGCCTCCCAGGCGGAAAAGATACGCGCCATTGTGAAGGCGGGGATTCCCGTGATGGGCCATATCGGCCTGCTGCCTCAAAAAGTTCTGGAAGAGGGGGGATACAGGATCAAGGGGAAATCCATTGCTGAGGCGGACGCCCTGGTGAAGGATGTTCAGGCCGTGGCGGAGGCCGGAGCCTGCTCCGTCGTAGTGGAAGGCGTTACGCCCTCCGTGGCGCGCCGTATTACGGCTCATTCTCCCATTCCTACTTTGGGCATCGGTTCCGGAGCACATACCTGTGACGGGGATGTGGTAGTTATTCATGACCTGGTGGGGGCGTTTCCGTGGTTTGTCCCGGCCTTTGTGAAGCCCCGCGCCGACGTGGCCGGAAGTATGACGGCGGCGGTGAAGGAGTGGATGAAGGACGTGTACACGGAACCCGGAACTGCGGGCTCCTAG
- a CDS encoding GYF domain-containing protein, with amino-acid sequence MQAMSEYFLKLPGDSQPRSYSEYEVREFLGQGVIDSETLTWKPGMDGWQPVGQVLPEKEPETLPFRKEEPDISPPPPTYRLRYSLFELSRLAFPACFILLACSLWTLWIVCFHHIVDYAEVQTTLRQVVDQLPSYVLPLIFLFSLLCIPSLAVQLVWLYRACANVQQFRVSGLRFTPLASVILSCMPLVGMVLNALIIQELYRASKNPEEWMLQSPSLAVRLYLTAATALTLSLLFPFGVEHYLVAFFLIGSLITAASILWLISVLQISRMQRELASRQEDKLP; translated from the coding sequence ATGCAGGCGATGAGTGAATACTTCCTGAAGCTTCCCGGCGATTCACAGCCGAGGTCCTACTCCGAATACGAAGTCCGGGAATTTCTGGGCCAGGGCGTCATTGACTCGGAAACGCTCACCTGGAAGCCGGGCATGGACGGATGGCAGCCGGTCGGGCAGGTTTTGCCGGAAAAAGAGCCGGAAACCCTCCCCTTCCGGAAGGAAGAGCCGGATATCTCCCCCCCGCCCCCCACGTACCGTTTGCGGTACTCCCTCTTCGAGCTCTCCAGATTAGCCTTTCCGGCCTGTTTCATTCTTCTGGCCTGCTCCCTGTGGACCCTGTGGATTGTCTGTTTCCATCATATCGTGGACTATGCGGAGGTTCAAACCACTCTCCGGCAGGTCGTAGATCAGCTTCCCTCCTACGTGCTTCCCCTCATTTTCCTGTTCAGCCTTTTGTGCATCCCCTCCCTGGCCGTCCAGCTGGTCTGGCTTTACCGGGCCTGCGCCAACGTACAGCAATTCCGCGTTTCAGGGTTGCGGTTCACTCCCCTGGCCAGCGTTATCCTCAGCTGCATGCCTCTCGTTGGCATGGTGCTCAATGCCCTGATCATCCAGGAACTGTACAGAGCCTCAAAAAATCCGGAAGAATGGATGCTGCAATCCCCCTCCCTGGCCGTGCGGCTGTACTTAACCGCGGCGACCGCCCTCACGCTGTCCCTGCTTTTCCCTTTCGGAGTGGAACATTATCTGGTGGCCTTCTTCCTGATCGGTTCCCTGATAACCGCGGCCAGCATCCTGTGGCTGATATCCGTTCTCCAAATCAGCAGGATGCAGCGGGAACTGGCCTCCAGGCAGGAAGACAAACTTCCGTAA
- the folK gene encoding 2-amino-4-hydroxy-6-hydroxymethyldihydropteridine diphosphokinase has product MKRAGIALGSNLGDKNSLIVKARDHLAQMALSDDPFLQSPLYATSPLGCPHGSNDYLNAVVEFTWAGTVEELLVHCQGIERALGRVRSGIRCEPRTADVDIIYVGGLVINDPPRLILPHPRAHLRKFVLKPLSDIRPDLVLPLQKKTVSRLLAELVTEEAEPLPVAEQW; this is encoded by the coding sequence ATGAAAAGAGCCGGTATTGCGCTGGGGTCAAACCTCGGAGACAAGAACAGCCTGATTGTGAAGGCCCGGGACCATTTGGCGCAGATGGCCTTGTCCGACGATCCCTTTTTGCAGTCCCCCCTGTACGCGACAAGTCCTTTGGGATGTCCCCACGGCTCCAATGATTACTTGAATGCCGTAGTGGAGTTTACCTGGGCCGGCACGGTGGAGGAACTGCTGGTGCATTGTCAGGGAATAGAACGCGCCCTGGGCCGTGTGCGCTCCGGGATCAGGTGTGAACCCCGCACGGCGGATGTGGACATTATTTACGTGGGCGGTCTGGTGATTAATGATCCTCCCCGGCTGATCCTGCCCCATCCCAGGGCTCATTTGAGAAAGTTTGTACTGAAGCCGCTTTCCGATATCAGGCCGGATCTGGTCCTGCCGCTCCAGAAAAAAACGGTTTCCCGCCTGCTGGCGGAGCTGGTGACGGAGGAGGCGGAGCCGCTTCCTGTTGCGGAACAGTGGTAA
- a CDS encoding M23 family metallopeptidase has protein sequence MIDKTTSRVILGLLVTAGVMVAAFAWYKARDAASPDAGAYKNIYDVDVPQSAPIPVDYRLILLTPQELAKAPLADVFVSPLGDDNGAFTYSAQGFGAMNAARGGRHTGQDLNGIGGENTDEGLPVRAAGRGLLIYAGEPSPDWGNVVVLLHRLPDGRFVQSLYAHLKTISDIPLGTIVGRGEQIGTVGTAHGNYLAHLHFEMIESIAHEAGMPGYGKTTFNRINPDEVLEKYAPDPAMMIPDPVIALKDVQQAAGWEKLLENLYRDNSMEALDKILPKEQQEGALKPAP, from the coding sequence ATGATTGACAAGACGACATCCCGCGTCATTCTGGGCCTGCTGGTGACGGCCGGGGTGATGGTTGCAGCGTTTGCCTGGTACAAGGCCCGTGACGCCGCCAGTCCGGATGCGGGCGCGTACAAAAATATTTATGACGTGGATGTTCCGCAGTCCGCTCCCATTCCCGTGGATTACAGACTGATTCTGCTGACTCCCCAGGAACTGGCCAAGGCCCCTCTGGCGGATGTGTTTGTGTCCCCGCTGGGGGATGACAACGGAGCGTTTACGTATTCCGCCCAGGGGTTCGGAGCCATGAATGCCGCGCGCGGCGGCAGGCATACCGGACAGGATTTGAACGGCATTGGTGGAGAGAATACGGATGAGGGGCTTCCGGTGCGTGCCGCGGGACGCGGGCTGCTGATTTATGCCGGGGAACCGTCTCCGGACTGGGGAAACGTCGTGGTTCTGCTGCATCGGCTTCCTGACGGCCGTTTTGTGCAGAGCCTGTATGCTCATCTTAAAACTATCAGCGACATTCCTCTGGGAACCATCGTGGGCCGTGGGGAGCAGATCGGCACTGTGGGCACGGCGCACGGCAATTATCTGGCCCATCTGCATTTTGAAATGATTGAGTCCATCGCCCATGAGGCGGGAATGCCGGGGTATGGCAAGACGACGTTCAACCGGATCAATCCGGACGAGGTGCTGGAAAAGTACGCTCCCGACCCCGCGATGATGATTCCGGACCCCGTGATTGCCCTGAAGGATGTTCAGCAGGCTGCCGGCTGGGAGAAACTGCTGGAAAACCTTTACCGGGACAACAGCATGGAGGCTCTGGACAAGATTCTGCCGAAGGAACAGCAGGAAGGCGCCCTGAAACCCGCTCCGTAA
- the dapB gene encoding 4-hydroxy-tetrahydrodipicolinate reductase, with translation MISILVTGSSGRMGQAVQEAVTQNPETCVGATHDQGQELYPALAKCDVVIDFSYHGFTSTLLAEAVANNKPVVIGTTGHTDLERQEIMDAAASIPIVFASNYSVGVNTLFWLTRKAAQILGGSCDMEVMEMHHRHKIDAPSGTARTLAEILSGAIDRNYEDSVVFGRNGLVGPRPDNEIGMHSLRGGDVVGDHTVVFASDGERLELTHKASSRMTFASGAVRAALWLQGKEPGLYNMEDVLGLSKL, from the coding sequence ATGATTTCCATTCTTGTTACAGGCAGTTCAGGCCGCATGGGGCAGGCCGTCCAGGAGGCGGTCACGCAAAATCCGGAAACGTGTGTGGGAGCCACGCATGACCAGGGGCAGGAGCTGTATCCCGCCCTGGCAAAGTGCGATGTGGTCATTGATTTTTCCTATCATGGCTTTACCAGCACTCTGCTGGCGGAGGCTGTGGCCAACAACAAGCCTGTGGTGATTGGAACTACGGGCCATACGGACCTGGAACGGCAGGAGATCATGGATGCTGCCGCTTCCATTCCGATCGTGTTTGCCTCCAATTATTCCGTCGGCGTGAATACCCTGTTCTGGCTGACGCGCAAGGCTGCGCAGATTCTGGGCGGCAGCTGCGACATGGAGGTGATGGAGATGCACCACCGCCACAAGATTGACGCCCCTTCCGGCACGGCCCGTACGCTGGCGGAAATTTTGTCCGGCGCCATTGACCGGAATTACGAAGACAGCGTTGTGTTCGGCCGCAACGGGTTGGTCGGGCCCCGGCCCGACAACGAAATTGGGATGCATTCCCTCCGGGGGGGAGACGTGGTGGGAGACCATACCGTGGTGTTTGCTTCCGACGGAGAACGTCTGGAACTCACGCACAAGGCTTCCAGCCGCATGACATTTGCCTCCGGCGCGGTTCGCGCCGCCCTCTGGCTTCAGGGAAAAGAGCCGGGATTGTATAACATGGAAGACGTCCTAGGCTTGTCCAAATTGTAA
- the dapA gene encoding 4-hydroxy-tetrahydrodipicolinate synthase, protein MKFQGLYTAIVTPFAGARVDEEAFRMLVEEQVAAGVAGIVAVGTTGESPTLTVKEHLRVIELAVECAAGRIQVVAGTGANSTAEAIHMTQEAEKMGVDGTLQVCPYYNKPSQEGVYAHFKAIADATRLPIMLYSIPGRCGIEIAVETVGRLAKDCPHIICVKEAGGSVDRVSQLMQVVPEDFTILCGDDGLTVPFMACGASGLVSVSSNLIPGIMNSIVKAGLDKNMAEMLSLQKTFYPLMKGIMTLDTNPVPIKAAMALRGDIQPGVRLPLVPLSEEKAAQLSALLQRFNIL, encoded by the coding sequence ATGAAGTTTCAAGGTCTTTATACAGCAATTGTGACTCCGTTTGCCGGAGCCCGCGTCGATGAAGAGGCTTTCAGGATGCTTGTGGAAGAGCAGGTGGCCGCCGGCGTTGCCGGGATTGTGGCCGTGGGTACTACGGGAGAATCCCCCACGTTGACTGTGAAAGAGCATTTGAGGGTGATTGAACTGGCTGTGGAATGTGCGGCCGGCCGTATTCAGGTGGTTGCCGGCACGGGAGCCAATTCCACGGCGGAGGCCATCCACATGACGCAGGAGGCGGAAAAGATGGGCGTGGACGGAACGCTTCAGGTATGCCCGTATTACAACAAGCCTTCCCAGGAAGGTGTTTATGCTCATTTCAAGGCCATTGCGGACGCCACAAGGCTGCCGATCATGCTGTACAGCATTCCCGGCCGCTGCGGCATTGAGATTGCCGTGGAAACGGTGGGACGCCTTGCGAAGGATTGCCCGCATATCATTTGCGTGAAGGAAGCCGGCGGAAGTGTTGACCGCGTGAGCCAGCTGATGCAGGTGGTTCCGGAAGATTTTACCATTTTGTGCGGTGATGACGGCCTGACGGTGCCTTTCATGGCCTGCGGGGCCAGCGGTCTTGTTTCCGTTTCTTCCAATTTGATTCCCGGCATCATGAATTCCATCGTGAAAGCGGGCCTGGATAAGAACATGGCGGAGATGCTTTCCCTGCAAAAGACGTTTTACCCGCTCATGAAGGGGATCATGACGCTGGATACCAATCCCGTCCCCATCAAGGCCGCCATGGCGTTAAGAGGGGATATTCAGCCGGGCGTGCGTCTTCCCCTGGTGCCTTTGTCGGAGGAGAAGGCGGCGCAGCTTTCCGCCCTTCTTCAACGTTTTAACATTCTTTAA
- a CDS encoding DUF6714 family protein has translation MELSLDIIYDSEPEQAAAHVLAYFRQEFAKPFPPPKPLSREEKALIEQIDAAFDGVTLEDGIGLMTTQLLDMYAPKEVCAAVAPSEERSDWRRITPAMARTCWDALNFTDPRGYRFLLPAWLTLDLRGQLGDFDALDYLPLVPENCGIYESQAVLLNDRQLEAVINFIEYRQREDCSP, from the coding sequence ATGGAACTATCCCTGGACATCATTTACGACAGCGAACCGGAACAGGCGGCGGCGCATGTTCTGGCGTATTTCCGGCAGGAATTCGCCAAGCCCTTTCCCCCGCCCAAACCCCTTTCACGCGAGGAAAAAGCCCTGATTGAACAAATTGACGCCGCCTTTGACGGCGTCACGCTGGAAGATGGCATCGGGCTAATGACCACACAGCTCCTGGACATGTACGCTCCCAAAGAAGTATGTGCTGCTGTCGCCCCCTCTGAAGAACGGAGCGACTGGCGCCGCATCACACCCGCCATGGCCCGGACATGCTGGGACGCACTGAATTTTACCGATCCCAGAGGATACCGCTTTCTTCTGCCCGCATGGCTGACGCTGGACCTCCGCGGCCAGCTCGGAGATTTTGATGCTCTGGACTACCTGCCCCTGGTTCCGGAAAACTGCGGCATTTACGAATCCCAGGCCGTCCTGCTGAATGACCGGCAGCTTGAGGCCGTGATCAACTTCATCGAATACCGCCAGCGAGAGGATTGCAGCCCCTGA
- a CDS encoding cytochrome c3 family protein, with product MANIFPPNANRRFYGIIALGMLVLALILGGVYYLNFYVKEHAPVQPVRFSHKLHAGDLKMGCTSCHAAALRSPRAGIPDTKSCLGCHQHILPNSPLIAPLRVAADPQFPGYTGEPVRWVMVNRLSGHAYFNHMAHLNRGIGCTSCHEDAAGMEVMKAPRDARMRWCLDCHRNPVPHLRPLEEAASSHYSAADYLRTHSVHDEEGRRISTQHQLGEYLKRQWKIQPKTDCSTCHH from the coding sequence ATGGCCAACATCTTTCCACCCAATGCCAACAGGCGGTTTTACGGCATCATCGCACTGGGCATGCTCGTTCTCGCCCTGATTCTGGGAGGGGTGTATTATCTCAACTTCTACGTGAAGGAGCACGCCCCCGTGCAGCCCGTGCGCTTCTCCCACAAACTGCATGCCGGGGACCTGAAGATGGGGTGCACGTCCTGCCATGCCGCCGCCCTGCGCTCCCCGCGGGCCGGAATTCCTGACACCAAATCCTGCCTGGGCTGCCACCAGCATATCCTGCCGAACAGCCCGCTCATCGCTCCCCTGCGAGTGGCGGCTGATCCGCAATTCCCCGGCTATACGGGGGAACCGGTACGCTGGGTCATGGTCAACCGCCTTTCCGGCCACGCCTATTTCAACCACATGGCCCACCTGAACCGCGGCATCGGCTGCACATCCTGCCATGAGGATGCGGCAGGAATGGAAGTGATGAAGGCGCCCCGCGACGCCCGCATGCGCTGGTGCCTGGACTGCCACCGCAACCCCGTTCCCCACCTGCGCCCGCTGGAGGAAGCGGCCAGTTCCCACTATTCCGCCGCGGACTACCTCCGCACCCACTCCGTCCATGACGAGGAAGGCCGCCGCATCAGTACGCAGCACCAGCTTGGCGAATACCTGAAACGGCAATGGAAAATCCAGCCAAAAACGGACTGCTCCACATGCCATCATTGA
- the aroB gene encoding 3-dehydroquinate synthase: MPTISLALGERSYDIHVENGALDRVGEFAYRAGLDGKIAIVTDTNVAPLYAERVRKSLESAGFMPSLHVVDAGEASKSMQQAEELCSELVRAGIDRTGCIAALGGGVVGDLAGFVAAIHYRGIPFMQIPTTIVAQVDSSVGGKTAVNIPEGKNLVGAFHQPSVVVIDPTTLVTLDRRTLAEGLAEAVKHAAIRDASMLHDLKRLGPELSIGFSLDTIARLPDLIARNVAIKARIVEHDELETQGIRALLNFGHTIGHGIEAAVPYGTILHGEAVALGMRAALFLSERKAGLSASDAKKILSALQALDLPLTLPEGMDTELVLDKTASDKKFRAGAIRFVLLTEAGEAGISKRITREDMAEAIEELRRPLA, from the coding sequence ATGCCTACCATTTCGCTAGCTCTTGGAGAGCGTTCTTATGATATTCATGTGGAAAACGGCGCTCTGGACCGCGTAGGGGAGTTTGCCTACCGTGCGGGGCTGGACGGCAAAATAGCGATTGTCACGGACACGAACGTGGCCCCTCTGTACGCGGAGCGCGTGAGGAAATCCCTGGAAAGCGCGGGCTTCATGCCCAGCCTGCACGTCGTGGATGCGGGAGAAGCGTCCAAAAGCATGCAGCAGGCGGAAGAGTTGTGTTCCGAACTGGTGCGGGCAGGCATTGACCGTACCGGCTGCATAGCCGCACTGGGCGGGGGCGTAGTCGGGGACCTGGCCGGATTCGTGGCCGCCATTCATTACCGGGGCATTCCTTTCATGCAGATTCCCACGACGATCGTCGCGCAGGTGGACAGTTCCGTGGGCGGCAAAACCGCCGTCAACATTCCGGAAGGCAAGAATCTGGTCGGGGCCTTTCACCAGCCGTCCGTCGTCGTTATTGATCCCACCACCCTGGTGACGCTGGACCGCCGCACCCTGGCGGAAGGACTGGCGGAAGCCGTGAAGCATGCCGCCATCAGGGACGCCTCCATGCTCCATGACCTGAAACGCCTGGGACCGGAGCTTTCCATCGGTTTTTCCCTGGATACCATTGCCAGGCTGCCGGACCTGATTGCGCGGAATGTGGCCATCAAGGCCCGCATCGTGGAACATGACGAACTGGAAACCCAGGGCATCCGCGCCCTGCTCAACTTCGGCCATACGATAGGCCACGGCATTGAGGCGGCCGTTCCCTACGGAACCATCCTGCACGGGGAAGCCGTCGCGCTGGGCATGCGTGCGGCCCTGTTCCTGAGCGAGCGGAAAGCGGGACTAAGCGCGTCGGACGCCAAGAAAATACTCTCCGCCCTTCAGGCGCTGGACCTGCCCCTGACCCTTCCGGAAGGAATGGATACGGAACTGGTGCTCGACAAAACAGCCTCCGACAAGAAATTCCGTGCCGGTGCCATCCGCTTCGTCCTGCTCACGGAGGCGGGGGAAGCCGGCATTTCCAAAAGAATCACGCGGGAAGACATGGCGGAAGCCATTGAAGAACTACGCCGCCCCCTGGCCTGA
- a CDS encoding Gfo/Idh/MocA family oxidoreductase: MGAPIWNRRNFLKTAAGTAGFLMAAPYVNAAESFTDARPLKVGLVGCGGRGLGAMKNALDADPGTVVWALADVFEERTGFGASLLTEQYGPRMQADKSRMFHGLDGYRKLLQTDIDVVLLCTPPAFRPEHLVAAIDANKHIYAEKPVAVDVPGVLSVLESARLAKLKNLVILDGFCWRYDKANEEAHRKLASGELGRVLSFDGLYYTTPPKSPLALDSRPATDTDVAWALRNWTAWNWLSGGQFVEQIVHTIDGMVWSMNEQLPLAAFGSGGRAQRRDDGDVWDHYDVYFEYDHNVTGHISCRQWVGCHGEITDRTVCEKGMLVTPYRPHIQADKRWRFRGERGNMYADTHVAFYRFLRSGTWTQTLESAANKTLVAILGREAAHTGQRITWEQIKKNTTRLVPEDLTMDTQLPPARIPRPGRTA, encoded by the coding sequence ATGGGCGCCCCGATCTGGAACAGACGCAATTTTCTGAAGACTGCCGCAGGAACCGCAGGATTCCTGATGGCCGCGCCGTATGTAAACGCCGCCGAATCTTTCACAGACGCCAGGCCCCTGAAAGTGGGGCTGGTGGGCTGCGGCGGCCGTGGGCTGGGAGCCATGAAAAACGCGCTGGACGCCGATCCGGGCACGGTGGTATGGGCCCTGGCGGACGTATTCGAGGAACGGACCGGCTTCGGCGCCAGCCTGCTCACGGAACAATACGGTCCCCGCATGCAGGCGGACAAGAGCCGCATGTTCCACGGCCTGGACGGCTACAGGAAACTTCTCCAGACGGACATTGACGTGGTCCTCCTCTGCACCCCTCCCGCCTTCCGTCCGGAACACTTGGTTGCGGCTATTGACGCCAACAAGCACATTTATGCGGAAAAACCCGTAGCCGTGGACGTACCCGGCGTACTTTCCGTGCTGGAATCCGCCCGCCTCGCCAAACTTAAAAACCTGGTCATTCTGGACGGCTTCTGCTGGCGTTACGACAAGGCGAACGAGGAAGCCCACCGCAAGCTGGCCTCCGGAGAACTCGGCAGGGTGCTTTCCTTTGACGGATTGTATTACACCACTCCCCCCAAGTCCCCGCTGGCGCTGGATTCCCGCCCCGCCACCGACACGGACGTGGCCTGGGCTCTCCGCAACTGGACCGCCTGGAACTGGCTGAGCGGCGGCCAGTTCGTAGAGCAGATCGTCCACACCATCGACGGCATGGTCTGGTCCATGAACGAACAGCTCCCGCTGGCCGCCTTCGGCTCCGGGGGCCGCGCCCAGCGCCGTGACGACGGCGACGTCTGGGACCATTACGACGTTTACTTCGAATACGACCACAACGTGACAGGCCACATTTCATGCCGGCAGTGGGTCGGCTGCCACGGGGAAATCACGGACCGGACGGTCTGTGAAAAGGGTATGCTGGTCACGCCTTACCGCCCGCACATCCAGGCGGACAAGCGCTGGCGCTTCCGTGGAGAACGGGGCAACATGTACGCGGACACCCACGTGGCCTTTTACCGCTTTCTGCGTTCCGGCACCTGGACGCAGACACTGGAAAGCGCGGCCAATAAAACGCTGGTGGCCATCCTGGGGCGGGAAGCGGCCCACACCGGGCAGCGCATCACCTGGGAACAGATCAAAAAGAACACCACCAGGCTGGTGCCGGAAGATCTGACGATGGACACGCAACTGCCGCCCGCCCGCATTCCGCGTCCGGGAAGAACGGCCTGA